Proteins from a genomic interval of Diospyros lotus cultivar Yz01 chromosome 6, ASM1463336v1, whole genome shotgun sequence:
- the LOC127803310 gene encoding NAC domain-containing protein 54, with protein sequence MAPVSLPPGFRFHPTDEELVAYYLKRKINGRKIDLEIIPEVDLYKCEPWDLPGKSLLPGKDLEWYFFSPRDRKYPNGSRTNRATKAGYWKATGKDRKVNSQTRSVGMKKTLVYYRGRAPHGARTDWVMHEYRLDERECETASGLQDAYALCRVFKKTATGPNIGDQQIQHYIGSTSNQISSDQSSGMDIYSEGRCDDLDSSDYQMPMDHTPSPNIFHGSGLNNHGPSDENWMRYLSDDAFGISNPPFPNYGAISYPHSKVDIALECARLQHRLSLPPLEVQDFPQGGFVDMRMPQPSNSIHGNTNEQDILQEILSVAQASQLINQETWEASYASGDDFSFQPHSQQIHHDMNISSRFMEKSWEDQNTRPIEIGGFDGDQFQNERMVENLRWVGMSGKELEKSCSEDYKSVPIENFSSFQRREGHQPQGETNLHNNFNKFSDTEVNDMPVGFTDNPNENFLDDGDGDDFSSSPNFEVYEKIEVNRGMFVSTRQVANTFFHQIVPSQIVKVHLNPVITQPTEKPSEYLTNPKASTRNSFEKFRLQISRKMASPAITIVAILLTYCLFLGELNLEGDEMSKYSFPSFPGITSKVVKIREKDCSNSEVTRKMREDGDHNQVVAVRRNKAKKKIRVHVERIGGSIASMVLNKIWPYLTIALALCGIWVHHIAP encoded by the exons ATGGCTCCTGTTTCATTGCCTCCCGGTTTCCGTTTCCACCCCACCGACGAGGAACTTGTCGCTTACTATCTCAAGAGAAAGATCAATGGCCGGAAAATCGACCTCGAGATCATCCCTGAAGTTGATCTCTACAAGTGTGAGCCTTGGGACCTACCAG GGAAATCACTACTGCCAGGCAAAGATTTGGAGTGGTACTTCTTTAGCCCTCGGGACCGAAAGTATCCGAATGGATCCAGGACTAATCGGGCGACTAAAGCTGGGTATTGGAAGGCCACAGGGAAAGATCGGAAAGTAAACTCACAGACTAGGTCTGTGGGGATGAAGAAAACCCTAGTTTATTACAGAGGAAGAGCACCTCATGGGGCTAGAACTGATTGGGTCATGCACGAATACCGACTAGACGAAAGAGAGTGTGAAACTGCCTCAGGCTTGCAG GATGCATATGCACTATGCCGGGTGTTCAAGAAAACTGCAACTGGGCCAAATATTGGAGACCAGCAGATTCAACACTATATTGGTTCAACTTCTAACCAGATTTCAAGCGATCAATCTTCTGGAATGGACATATATTCCGAAGGAAGATGTGATGATCTAGACAGCTCTGATTATCAAATGCCAATGGATCATACTCCCTCACCCAACATCTTCCATGGCTCGGGGCTCAATAACCATGGCCCAAGCGACGAGAACTGGATGCGCTACTTATCGGATGATGCATTCGGCATTTCCAATCCACCATTTCCAAATTATGGAGCCATTTCCTATCCCCATTCCAAG gtTGATATAGCGCTGGAGTGTGCAAGGTTGCAACACCGACTCTCATTGCCGCCATTAGAGGTGCAAGACTTCCCTCAAGGGGGATTTGTGGATATGAGAATGCCACAGCCAAGTAATTCCATCCATGGCAACACAAATGAACAAGACATTTTGCAGGAAATTCTTTCGGTTGCTCAGGCGTCTCAACTGATTAATCAAGAAACATGGGAAGCAAGCTATGCCAGTGGTgatgatttttcctttcaacctCATAGCCAACAAATCCATCACGACATGAATATTTCTTCAAGATTCATGGAAAAATCATGGGAAGATCAGAACACAAGGCCCATAGAGATTGGTGGTTTCGATGGAGATCAATtccaaaatgaaagaatggtGGAGAACTTGAGATGGGTTGGAATGTCTGGCAAAGAACTAGAGAAG AGCTGTTCTGAAGACTACAAATCTGTTCCAATTGAAAACTTTTCAAGTTTTCAACGAAGGGAAGGGCATCAACCACAAG GAGAAACCAATCTTCACAACAACTTCAACAAATTCAGTGACACAGAAGTGAATGATATGCCGGTTGGATTCACCGACAacccaaatgagaattttttagATGATGGTGACGGCGATGATTTCTCAAGCAGTCCAAACTTCGAAGTCTATGAGAAAATCGAAGTGAACCGTGGAATGTTCGTCTCAACTCGCCAAGTAGCCAACACATTCTTCCACCAGATAGTTCCTTCCCAGATTGTCAAGGTCCATCTAAACCCAGTAATAACCCAGCCAACGGAAAAACCATCTGAATATTTAACAAACCCTAAAGCCAGTACAAGAAATTCATTCGAAAAGTTCAGGCTGCAGATCAGCAGGAAAATGGCCAGCCCTGCGATCACCATCGTCGCGATTCTACTGACTTATTGTTTGTTCCTGGGAGAGTTAAATCTGGAGGGTGATGAGATGTCCAAATACAGCTTTCCTAGCTTCCCTGGAATCACTAGCAAAGTTGTGAAGATAAGAGAGAAAGATTGCTCCAACTCTGAGGTGACGAGGAAGATGAGGGAAGATGGAGATCATAATCAAGTGGTTGCTGTCAGGCGGAACAAGGCCAAGAAGAAGATTAGGGTGCATGTTGAGAGAATAGGAGGCAGCATTGCAAGTATGGTTTTGAACAAGATTTGGCCTTACCTCACCATTGCATTGGCTCTTTGTGGCATTTGGGTGCACCACATTGCACCTTGA